Proteins encoded in a region of the Streptomyces violaceoruber genome:
- the pgi gene encoding glucose-6-phosphate isomerase, with protein sequence MSDTPKLNQRPEWTALADHAKGTLPHPDLRELFAQDPGRAERYVVRVGDLRIDYSKHLVTDETLALLQELAAATGVSGLRDAMFRGERINITEDRAVLHTALRAPRDAVIEVDGENVVPKVHAVLDKMAGFADRVRSGEWTGHTGRRIRNVVNIGIGGSDLGPAMAYEALRAFTDRSLTLRFVSNVDGADLHEAVRDLDPAETLFIIASKTFTTIETITNATSARSWLLAGLGGDEKAVAKHFVALSTNAEKVADFGIDTANMFEFWDWVGGRYSFDSAIGLSLMIAIGPDRFREMLDGFRIVDEHFRNAEAPANAPLLLGLLGVWYGDFLGAQSHAVLPYSHYLSKFTAYLQQLDMESNGKSVDREGKPVQWQTGPVVWGTPGTNGQHAYYQLIHQGTKLIPADFIGFARPVDELSEELKAQHDLLMANFFAQTQALAFGKTPDEVRAEGVPEELVPHKTFRGNHPTTTVLAAELTPSVLGQLIALYEHKVFVQGAIWNIDSFDQWGVELGKVLAKRVEPALTEGADVPGLDPSTAALVAAYRELKEVH encoded by the coding sequence ATGTCTGACACCCCGAAGCTCAACCAGCGGCCCGAGTGGACCGCGCTCGCGGACCACGCCAAGGGCACGCTGCCCCACCCGGACCTGCGCGAGCTGTTCGCCCAGGACCCCGGGCGGGCGGAGCGCTACGTCGTGCGCGTGGGAGACCTGCGCATCGACTACTCGAAGCACCTGGTCACCGACGAGACGCTGGCCCTGCTCCAGGAGCTGGCCGCCGCGACCGGCGTGTCCGGGCTGCGCGACGCGATGTTCCGCGGTGAGCGCATCAACATCACCGAGGACCGGGCGGTCCTGCACACCGCGCTGCGGGCGCCGCGGGACGCGGTGATCGAGGTCGACGGCGAGAACGTCGTCCCCAAGGTGCACGCCGTGCTGGACAAGATGGCCGGCTTCGCCGACCGGGTCCGCTCCGGCGAGTGGACCGGCCACACCGGCAGGCGCATCAGGAACGTCGTCAACATCGGCATCGGCGGCTCCGACCTCGGTCCGGCGATGGCCTACGAGGCCCTGCGGGCCTTCACCGACCGCTCCCTCACCCTCCGCTTCGTGTCCAACGTGGACGGCGCCGACCTGCACGAGGCGGTCCGGGACCTGGACCCGGCCGAGACGCTGTTCATCATCGCCTCCAAGACCTTCACCACCATCGAGACGATCACCAACGCCACCTCCGCCCGCTCGTGGCTGCTGGCCGGCCTCGGGGGTGACGAGAAGGCGGTCGCGAAGCACTTCGTGGCCCTGTCGACCAACGCCGAGAAGGTCGCGGACTTCGGCATCGACACGGCCAACATGTTCGAGTTCTGGGACTGGGTCGGCGGCCGCTACTCCTTCGACTCGGCCATCGGCCTCTCCCTGATGATCGCCATCGGCCCGGACCGCTTCCGGGAGATGCTCGACGGCTTCCGCATCGTCGACGAGCACTTCCGCAACGCCGAGGCCCCGGCCAACGCGCCGCTGCTCCTCGGCCTGCTGGGCGTCTGGTACGGCGACTTCCTGGGTGCGCAGTCACACGCGGTACTGCCGTACTCGCACTACCTGTCGAAGTTCACCGCGTACCTCCAGCAGCTGGACATGGAGTCCAACGGCAAGTCCGTCGACCGCGAGGGCAAGCCCGTGCAGTGGCAGACCGGGCCGGTGGTGTGGGGCACGCCGGGCACCAACGGGCAGCACGCCTACTACCAGTTGATCCACCAGGGTACGAAGCTGATCCCGGCGGACTTCATCGGCTTCGCCCGGCCCGTGGACGAGCTGAGCGAGGAGCTGAAGGCCCAGCACGACCTGCTGATGGCCAACTTCTTCGCCCAGACCCAGGCCCTCGCCTTCGGCAAGACCCCGGACGAGGTACGCGCCGAGGGAGTGCCCGAGGAACTGGTCCCGCACAAGACCTTCCGCGGCAACCACCCCACCACGACCGTCCTGGCCGCCGAACTGACCCCCTCCGTCCTCGGCCAGCTCATCGCCCTGTACGAGCACAAGGTCTTCGTCCAGGGCGCGATCTGGAACATCGACTCCTTCGACCAGTGGGGCGTCGAACTCGGCAAGGTGCTCGCCAAGCGCGTCGAACCGGCCCTCACCGAGGGCGCGGACGTGCCCGGCCTCGATCCGTCCACGGCCGCGCTGGTGGCCGCCTACCGTGAACTGAAGGAAGTGCACTGA
- the gnd gene encoding phosphogluconate dehydrogenase (NAD(+)-dependent, decarboxylating), with protein MQIGLVGLGKMGGNMRERLRNAGHTVVGYDTNPDRADVDSLVELVDRLERPRAVWVMVPAGGATQHVIDQLATLLKPGDTVIDGGNSRWTDDEKHAEELGKRGINFVDAGVSGGVWGLKNGYALMVGGDKETVDDLKPVFDALKPDGPYGYVHAGKVGAGHFSKMVHNGIEYAMMQAYAEGWELLEKVDSVDNVREVFRSWQEGTVIRSWLLDLAVNALDDDHHLEKLRGYADDSGEGRWTVEAAIDNAVPLPAITASLFARFASRQEDSPQMKMVAALRNQFGGHAVESAKK; from the coding sequence ATGCAGATCGGTCTTGTGGGTCTCGGCAAGATGGGCGGCAACATGCGCGAGCGACTGCGCAACGCCGGCCACACCGTCGTCGGATACGACACCAATCCCGACCGGGCCGACGTCGACAGCCTGGTCGAGCTGGTGGACCGGCTGGAGCGGCCGCGCGCGGTCTGGGTGATGGTCCCGGCCGGCGGCGCCACCCAGCACGTCATCGACCAGCTGGCGACGCTGCTCAAGCCCGGTGACACCGTCATCGACGGCGGCAACTCCCGCTGGACGGACGACGAGAAGCACGCCGAGGAACTGGGCAAGCGCGGCATCAACTTCGTCGACGCGGGCGTCTCGGGCGGCGTGTGGGGACTGAAGAACGGCTATGCCCTGATGGTCGGCGGCGACAAGGAGACCGTCGACGACCTGAAGCCGGTCTTCGACGCACTCAAGCCCGACGGCCCCTACGGCTACGTCCACGCGGGCAAGGTCGGCGCCGGGCACTTCTCCAAGATGGTCCACAACGGCATCGAGTACGCCATGATGCAGGCCTACGCCGAGGGCTGGGAGCTGCTGGAGAAGGTCGACTCCGTGGACAACGTCCGCGAGGTCTTCCGCTCCTGGCAGGAGGGCACCGTCATCCGGTCCTGGCTCCTGGACCTGGCCGTCAACGCCCTCGACGACGACCACCACCTGGAGAAGCTGCGCGGCTACGCCGACGACTCGGGCGAGGGCCGCTGGACCGTGGAGGCGGCGATCGACAACGCCGTGCCGCTGCCCGCGATCACGGCCTCCCTCTTCGCGCGGTTCGCGTCCCGCCAGGAGGACTCGCCGCAGATGAAGATGGTCGCCGCGCTGCGCAACCAGTTCGGTGGCCACGCCGTGGAGTCGGCCAAGAAGTAG
- a CDS encoding membrane-associated oxidoreductase, with the protein MEINDLTPAESRLWRAFASGTDVDFRATHPPAPGSSATDPSGGADPSGADSDDPARGDTWGPERTVRASVLRSLLLDGPREDGRVAALSLAGARVTGRLDVQYATVDHPVRLRNCHFDEAPRFYGARLRELNLSESVLPGLISHAVRVEGVLRLTRARFSGTVRLAGAEVTGSLYLESTRIEAPDTEGPVLQLNQAVLGADLWAPGLRTAGEVRLTGARVAGTVNLNDAVLDRPGGTAVHAETLATEADVLLRRADVRGRLELRGARIPGRLDLSHARLANAGNTALRASSCVIGELWLREGPAVQGALNLRRAQVDVLFLQPEVVPAWVQLNDLTYTSLIPHEPAERRLPMLEKGDSYLPFTYEQLTAAYRRIGDDDAARLVQLAKQRRRRRTLPWYGRLWGHLQDIAVGYGFRPLRAGGWLLSLLAVGSVVYGLHHPPPLKPQEAPGFNPVFYTLDLLLPVISFGQESAFSPQGGYQTLSYVLVITGWILATTVITGLTRTVSRQ; encoded by the coding sequence ATGGAGATCAACGACCTGACACCGGCCGAGTCCCGTCTTTGGCGGGCGTTCGCCTCGGGCACCGACGTGGACTTCCGTGCCACGCACCCTCCCGCCCCGGGCTCGTCCGCCACGGACCCTTCCGGCGGCGCGGACCCTTCCGGCGCGGACTCCGACGACCCCGCTCGCGGCGATACCTGGGGGCCCGAGCGGACCGTGCGCGCGAGCGTGCTGCGGTCCCTGCTCCTGGACGGCCCACGGGAGGACGGCCGGGTGGCGGCGCTCAGCCTGGCCGGTGCCCGTGTCACCGGGCGGTTGGATGTGCAGTACGCGACGGTCGACCACCCCGTGCGGCTGCGGAACTGCCACTTCGACGAGGCCCCGAGGTTCTACGGGGCCCGGCTGCGCGAGCTGAACCTGAGCGAGTCCGTGCTGCCCGGGCTGATCTCGCACGCGGTCCGGGTGGAGGGCGTACTGCGGCTGACCCGGGCCCGGTTCAGCGGTACGGTGCGGCTCGCGGGGGCGGAGGTCACCGGCAGCCTGTACCTGGAGAGCACCCGCATCGAGGCGCCGGACACCGAGGGGCCGGTGCTCCAGCTGAACCAGGCGGTGCTCGGCGCCGACCTGTGGGCGCCGGGGCTGCGCACGGCTGGCGAGGTCCGGCTCACCGGCGCCCGGGTGGCCGGCACGGTCAACCTCAACGACGCGGTGCTGGACCGGCCCGGCGGCACCGCCGTCCACGCCGAGACGCTCGCCACCGAGGCCGACGTGCTGCTGCGGCGCGCGGACGTCCGGGGCCGGCTGGAGCTGCGCGGTGCCCGGATACCCGGCCGGCTGGACCTGTCGCACGCCCGGCTGGCCAACGCCGGGAACACCGCACTGCGTGCCAGCAGTTGCGTGATCGGCGAACTCTGGCTGCGGGAGGGCCCGGCGGTGCAGGGGGCGCTCAACCTGCGCCGCGCCCAGGTGGACGTGCTGTTCCTCCAACCTGAGGTGGTGCCTGCCTGGGTCCAGCTCAACGACCTCACGTACACGTCGCTCATCCCGCACGAACCCGCCGAGCGTCGGCTGCCGATGCTGGAGAAGGGCGACAGCTACCTCCCCTTCACCTACGAGCAGCTGACCGCCGCCTACCGGCGCATCGGTGACGACGACGCGGCCCGCCTCGTACAGCTCGCCAAGCAGCGGCGGCGCCGGCGCACCCTGCCCTGGTACGGCCGCCTGTGGGGGCACCTCCAGGACATCGCGGTCGGGTACGGCTTCCGTCCGCTGCGTGCGGGCGGCTGGCTGCTGTCGCTGCTCGCGGTCGGCTCGGTCGTCTACGGGCTGCACCACCCGCCGCCGCTCAAGCCGCAGGAGGCCCCCGGCTTCAACCCGGTCTTCTACACGCTGGACCTGCTGCTGCCGGTGATCTCCTTCGGTCAGGAGAGCGCGTTCTCGCCCCAGGGCGGCTATCAGACGCTCTCCTACGTCCTGGTCATCACCGGCTGGATCCTGGCCACGACGGTGATCACCGGCCTGACCCGCACCGTCAGCCGCCAGTGA
- a CDS encoding serine hydrolase domain-containing protein, with product MPPLRQEVEAGAAGLDPGALARLDLHFARQVDEGRLPGFLVAVARGGRVAHLTVHGLRDVAAGLPVTADTLWRIYSMTKPVTSVAVLTLVEEGRLALDDPVDRYLPAFAEPRVYVGGTGENVVTRPATGPVRVRHLMTHTAGLTFGFYRTHPVDALYRAAGVESSVRPGADLAETVDLYASLPLQFDPGTEWNYSVASNVLGRLVEVVSGQPLDVFCAERIFGPLGMTDTGFHVTDAQAGRLAELYGETEDGGIAPVPGLPLRGRPRFLSGSGGLASSAYDVHRFAELLRRRGELDGVRLLAPATVDLMTRNHLPGDADLRSFGSRPAHDEPGNDGVGFGLGVSVVTDPSRTRSPSGLGTYGWSGVATTTFWVDPGRDLTVQFMTQVRPRSSHAVYPDLKRLVHEALTD from the coding sequence ATGCCACCCCTGCGGCAGGAGGTCGAGGCGGGCGCGGCCGGGCTGGACCCCGGGGCGCTGGCCCGGCTCGACCTGCACTTCGCCCGGCAGGTCGACGAGGGCCGGCTGCCCGGGTTCCTGGTGGCCGTCGCGCGCGGCGGCCGCGTCGCCCATCTGACCGTGCACGGACTGCGGGACGTCGCGGCCGGACTCCCGGTGACGGCCGACACGCTGTGGCGGATCTACTCCATGACCAAGCCCGTCACGTCCGTGGCGGTGCTGACCCTGGTGGAAGAGGGCCGGCTGGCGCTGGACGACCCCGTCGACCGGTACCTGCCGGCCTTCGCCGAGCCGCGGGTGTACGTCGGCGGGACCGGCGAGAACGTCGTCACCCGCCCCGCCACCGGTCCGGTGCGGGTCCGGCACCTGATGACCCACACCGCGGGGCTGACGTTCGGCTTCTACCGCACCCACCCCGTGGACGCGCTGTACCGGGCGGCCGGGGTGGAGTCCTCGGTGCGGCCGGGTGCCGACCTGGCCGAGACGGTGGACCTGTACGCGAGCCTGCCCCTGCAGTTCGATCCGGGCACCGAGTGGAACTACTCCGTGGCCAGCAACGTACTGGGGCGGCTGGTGGAAGTGGTGTCCGGGCAGCCCCTCGACGTGTTCTGCGCCGAGCGGATCTTCGGACCGCTCGGTATGACGGACACCGGGTTCCACGTCACCGACGCGCAGGCGGGCCGCCTGGCCGAGCTGTACGGCGAGACGGAGGACGGCGGCATCGCGCCGGTGCCCGGGCTGCCGCTGCGGGGCCGGCCGCGGTTCCTGTCGGGCAGCGGCGGCCTCGCCTCTTCCGCCTACGACGTGCACCGGTTCGCGGAACTGCTGCGGCGCCGCGGCGAACTCGACGGGGTCCGGCTGCTCGCCCCGGCGACGGTGGACCTGATGACCCGCAACCACCTTCCGGGCGACGCCGACCTGCGGTCCTTCGGCAGCCGCCCGGCGCACGACGAACCGGGCAACGACGGCGTCGGCTTCGGTCTCGGCGTCTCCGTGGTGACCGACCCGAGCCGCACGCGCTCGCCCTCCGGGCTCGGCACCTACGGCTGGAGCGGGGTGGCGACGACCACCTTCTGGGTCGACCCGGGCCGTGATCTGACGGTGCAGTTCATGACCCAGGTGCGGCCGAGGTCCTCGCACGCGGTCTACCCGGACCTGAAGCGGCTCGTGCACGAGGCCCTCACGGACTGA
- the ribA gene encoding GTP cyclohydrolase II: protein MTEKIGVLGKKTTQRTDVERIVVTPLPTVYGEFRAFGYFDHERGDEQVALVHGDLGAEDVLTRLHSECLTGDAFGSQHCECGAQLASALRQVADAGSGVVVYLRGHEGRGIGLLAKLRAMALQAEGLDTVEANLALGLPVDARDYGVAARILDDLGVRSVRLMSNNPRKREALVRYGIRVAEQVPLLIPPCESNITYLRTKRERLDHHLPHLDAAMAHVSS from the coding sequence ATGACAGAAAAAATCGGTGTACTCGGCAAGAAGACGACCCAGCGCACGGACGTGGAGCGGATCGTGGTGACGCCGCTTCCCACCGTGTACGGGGAATTCCGGGCGTTCGGCTATTTCGACCACGAACGCGGCGACGAGCAAGTGGCCCTCGTGCACGGCGACCTCGGCGCCGAAGACGTGCTCACCCGGCTCCACTCGGAATGCCTGACCGGCGACGCCTTCGGCTCCCAGCACTGCGAGTGCGGCGCCCAACTCGCCAGCGCACTCCGGCAGGTGGCCGACGCGGGCAGCGGCGTCGTGGTCTACCTGCGCGGGCACGAGGGGCGCGGCATCGGCCTGCTCGCCAAACTGCGCGCGATGGCGTTGCAGGCGGAGGGCCTGGACACGGTGGAGGCGAACCTCGCCCTCGGCCTGCCGGTGGACGCCCGGGACTACGGCGTCGCCGCGCGAATCCTCGACGACCTCGGGGTGCGGTCGGTGCGGCTGATGTCCAACAACCCGCGCAAGCGCGAGGCGTTGGTGCGGTACGGCATCCGGGTCGCCGAGCAGGTGCCGCTGCTGATACCGCCGTGCGAGTCGAACATCACCTACCTGCGCACCAAGCGGGAGCGGCTCGACCACCACCTGCCGCACCTGGACGCCGCGATGGCGCACGTCTCGTCCTGA
- a CDS encoding creatininase family protein has product MDVSLVPADTSDDVRERGSGLPRQVAVLPVGSFEQHGPYLPLATDTLVACAVARAVADAYPVHLLPPVTIGCSHEHADWPGTVSISAVTLHAVVRDIADSLRRSGVGALVVVNGHGGNYVLGNVVQESSARGERMALFPAAEDWETARRRAGVVTSLLTDMHAGEIETSILLHKHPELVRPGYEAADFVADDRRHLLSLGMSAYTDSGVIGRPSLGSAEKGKELLESLADSFGEYVALLTAETAGTPSTSEGSDDSEASDGSDGERG; this is encoded by the coding sequence ATGGATGTTTCACTGGTGCCGGCGGACACGAGCGACGATGTGCGCGAACGGGGCTCGGGACTTCCGCGACAGGTCGCGGTGCTGCCGGTCGGGAGTTTCGAGCAGCACGGCCCGTATCTGCCGCTGGCGACCGACACCCTCGTCGCCTGTGCCGTCGCCCGGGCGGTGGCCGACGCGTACCCGGTGCACCTGCTGCCGCCGGTGACGATCGGCTGCTCGCACGAGCACGCGGACTGGCCGGGGACCGTCAGCATCTCCGCCGTGACCCTGCACGCGGTGGTGCGCGACATAGCGGACTCCCTGCGCCGCTCGGGCGTCGGGGCACTGGTCGTGGTCAACGGGCACGGCGGCAACTACGTGCTGGGCAACGTCGTTCAGGAGTCCTCGGCACGCGGTGAGCGGATGGCGCTGTTCCCGGCCGCGGAGGACTGGGAGACGGCGCGTCGGCGGGCGGGGGTGGTCACCTCGCTGCTCACCGACATGCACGCGGGGGAAATCGAGACCTCCATTCTTCTGCACAAGCATCCCGAATTGGTCAGGCCCGGTTACGAGGCCGCCGATTTCGTCGCGGACGACCGGCGTCATCTGCTCTCCCTCGGTATGTCCGCCTACACCGATTCCGGTGTCATCGGGCGTCCTTCACTGGGATCGGCGGAAAAGGGGAAGGAACTGCTGGAAAGCCTGGCGGATTCCTTCGGGGAATATGTCGCACTGCTGACGGCCGAGACGGCGGGGACGCCGTCCACGTCCGAGGGCTCCGACGACTCCGAGGCCTCCGACGGCTCCGACGGCGAGCGCGGGTAG
- a CDS encoding glycosyltransferase family 4 protein: MTGTTAAGRTRLAHVPAQLPGTAQAQAQAPASIPVPVPRNGGIVPMSLRAVHFVMPGGVDDPAAPSGGNAYDRRVRLDLPGFGWRVRGLPVPGDWPRPDDAARAELARVLRRLPDGAVVLLDGLVACGVPEVVVPEAERLRMAVLVHLPLGDETGLDPAVAAGLDARERTVLRAVPAVVATSDWAVRRLVSHHGLDPGRVHVAAPGADIAPLAPGTDGVSKLVCVAAVTPRKGQHRLVEALAAVSDLPWSCVCVGGLAQDPEYADRLRSLIARHGLQERLVLAGPRAGADLDATYAAADLMVLTSYAETYGMAVTEALARGIPVLATDVGGLPEAVGRAPDGGVPGILVPPEDPVALAAELRGWFGEPDVRRRLKAAARGRRAALNGWASTAQSLAGVLHRLPGEPRRAA; the protein is encoded by the coding sequence GTGACCGGCACGACCGCCGCGGGGCGGACCCGGCTCGCCCACGTCCCCGCCCAGCTGCCGGGGACGGCCCAGGCCCAGGCCCAGGCCCCGGCCTCGATCCCGGTCCCGGTCCCTAGGAACGGGGGGATCGTCCCCATGTCCCTGCGAGCGGTGCACTTCGTCATGCCGGGCGGCGTCGACGACCCGGCCGCGCCCAGTGGCGGCAACGCCTACGACCGGCGGGTACGGCTCGACCTGCCCGGCTTCGGCTGGCGGGTGCGGGGGCTGCCCGTGCCAGGCGACTGGCCCCGGCCGGACGACGCGGCCCGCGCGGAACTCGCCCGCGTCCTGCGGCGGTTGCCGGACGGCGCGGTCGTCCTCCTCGACGGTCTGGTGGCCTGCGGGGTGCCGGAGGTCGTCGTCCCGGAGGCCGAACGGCTGCGCATGGCCGTCCTCGTCCATCTCCCGCTCGGCGACGAGACCGGCCTCGACCCCGCCGTGGCGGCCGGACTGGACGCCCGCGAGCGCACGGTGCTGCGTGCCGTCCCGGCCGTCGTCGCCACCAGCGACTGGGCGGTGCGCCGCCTCGTCTCCCACCACGGCCTCGACCCGGGCCGGGTCCACGTCGCCGCTCCCGGCGCCGACATCGCGCCCCTCGCGCCCGGCACCGACGGCGTCTCGAAGCTGGTCTGCGTCGCCGCGGTCACCCCGCGCAAGGGCCAGCACCGGCTGGTGGAGGCGCTGGCGGCCGTGTCCGACCTGCCGTGGAGCTGCGTGTGCGTCGGCGGGCTCGCACAGGACCCGGAGTACGCCGACCGGCTGCGGTCGCTGATCGCGCGGCACGGTCTCCAGGAGCGGCTGGTGCTCGCCGGACCGCGGGCCGGCGCCGACCTGGACGCCACCTACGCCGCCGCCGACCTGATGGTCCTCACCTCGTACGCCGAGACGTACGGCATGGCGGTGACCGAGGCCCTCGCCCGCGGCATCCCCGTGCTGGCCACGGACGTCGGCGGCCTGCCGGAGGCGGTCGGACGCGCGCCCGACGGGGGCGTGCCCGGCATCCTCGTCCCGCCGGAGGACCCCGTCGCCCTCGCCGCGGAGCTGCGCGGCTGGTTCGGCGAGCCGGACGTACGACGGCGGCTCAAGGCCGCCGCCCGTGGTCGCCGCGCCGCCCTGAACGGCTGGGCGAGCACGGCCCAGAGCCTGGCCGGCGTACTGCACCGGCTGCCGGGCGAACCGAGGAGGGCCGCATGA
- a CDS encoding 6-pyruvoyl trahydropterin synthase family protein, with protein MFSITVRDHIMIAHSFRGDVFGPAQRLHGATFLVDATFRREQLDEDNIVVDIGLATQELGAVVGALNYRNLDNEPDFAGVNTSTEFLAKVIADRLAERVHKGALGEGARGLAGLTVTLHESHVAWASYERAL; from the coding sequence TTGTTCAGCATCACCGTCCGCGATCACATCATGATCGCCCACAGCTTCCGCGGCGACGTCTTCGGGCCCGCGCAACGCCTGCACGGAGCGACGTTCCTGGTGGACGCCACCTTCCGGCGCGAGCAGCTGGACGAGGACAACATCGTCGTCGACATCGGTCTGGCCACCCAGGAGCTGGGTGCCGTCGTGGGGGCACTGAACTACCGCAACCTCGACAACGAACCCGACTTCGCCGGCGTCAACACCTCCACGGAGTTCCTGGCCAAGGTCATCGCCGACCGGCTCGCCGAGCGCGTGCACAAGGGCGCGCTCGGCGAGGGCGCCAGGGGCCTGGCCGGGCTCACCGTCACCCTGCACGAGTCGCACGTCGCCTGGGCGAGTTACGAGCGTGCGCTGTGA
- a CDS encoding zinc-dependent alcohol dehydrogenase — translation MARMARAFWLEAPGRGAIREVELPVPGADEVLVRALFSGVSRGTETLVFGGRVPENQYTAMRAPFQEGDFPGPVKYGYLGVGVVEEGPERLVGRTVFCLHPHQTRYVVPAAAVTPVPPSVPAGRAVLAGTVETAVNALWDAAPLIGDRVSVVGGGMVGCSVAALLARFPGVRVELVDADPARAEVAEALGAGFASPDDAAGDRDLVVHASATEAGLARSLELLRPEGTVVELSWYGDRRVALPLGEAFHSRRLTLRGSQVGTVSPARATTRTYADRLALALELLADPALDALVTGESAFAELPELMPRLASGALPALCHRIRYDEEDTGTDARSGA, via the coding sequence ATGGCACGCATGGCACGTGCGTTCTGGCTCGAAGCGCCGGGGCGGGGCGCGATCCGCGAGGTGGAGCTGCCGGTACCGGGCGCGGACGAGGTGCTCGTGCGCGCCCTCTTCAGCGGGGTCAGCCGTGGCACCGAGACCCTCGTCTTCGGCGGGCGGGTGCCGGAGAACCAGTACACGGCGATGCGCGCGCCGTTCCAGGAGGGCGACTTCCCCGGGCCGGTGAAGTACGGCTACCTCGGCGTCGGCGTGGTGGAGGAGGGGCCGGAGCGGCTCGTCGGGCGCACCGTGTTCTGTCTCCACCCGCACCAGACCCGGTACGTCGTCCCCGCCGCGGCCGTGACGCCGGTACCGCCCTCGGTGCCCGCCGGGCGGGCCGTACTCGCCGGCACCGTCGAGACCGCCGTCAACGCCCTGTGGGACGCGGCGCCGCTGATCGGCGACCGGGTCAGCGTGGTCGGCGGAGGCATGGTCGGCTGCTCGGTCGCCGCCCTGCTGGCCCGATTCCCGGGCGTGCGCGTGGAGTTGGTCGACGCCGACCCGGCCCGGGCGGAGGTCGCCGAGGCGCTCGGTGCCGGATTCGCGTCCCCGGACGACGCCGCGGGTGATCGAGACCTCGTCGTGCACGCCAGCGCGACGGAAGCCGGGCTCGCCCGGTCGCTGGAACTGCTGCGGCCCGAGGGCACCGTCGTCGAACTGAGCTGGTACGGCGACCGGCGCGTCGCCCTGCCGCTGGGCGAGGCCTTCCACTCCCGGCGCCTGACCCTGCGCGGCAGCCAGGTCGGCACCGTCTCCCCGGCCCGCGCCACCACCCGCACCTACGCCGACCGGCTCGCCCTCGCCCTCGAACTGCTCGCCGACCCGGCGCTCGACGCGCTCGTCACCGGTGAATCCGCCTTCGCCGAACTGCCGGAGCTGATGCCGCGGCTGGCCTCCGGCGCGCTCCCCGCCCTGTGCCACCGGATCCGCTACGACGAGGAGGACACCGGCACGGACGCCCGCAGCGGCGCCTGA